A portion of the Luxibacter massiliensis genome contains these proteins:
- a CDS encoding M23 family metallopeptidase, producing the protein MKLKQKFCYQRGARHTFRYKARRGSNKIQHYIVFNLLAAFFLTIGIQNLLTAGGYARLNEGTAATDAFRRQAMDEGILSSIQATKDPGKILGLYWLDTDFHRKGLSVNLDEEGIEKLEHKWVSRDGWESYVSACRGIWNDVRYFPVPQSSGREEKGVSFVDSWMYERNYGGKRGHEGTDIMADKNERGLYPVVSMTDGVVRHKGWLEQGGWRLGIVAPGGAYFYYAHMDSYADIQEGDTVSAGDILGYMGDTGYSKTEGTTGNFPVHLHVGIYIFHNDQEVSVNPYWVLKYLESRKLKCAY; encoded by the coding sequence TTGAAACTAAAACAAAAGTTCTGTTATCAGAGAGGAGCCAGGCATACTTTTAGGTATAAGGCAAGAAGAGGCAGTAATAAGATACAACATTACATAGTTTTTAATCTGCTTGCAGCATTTTTCCTCACTATAGGCATACAGAATCTCCTTACAGCCGGCGGATATGCCAGGCTGAATGAGGGAACTGCCGCCACGGATGCTTTTCGCAGGCAGGCCATGGATGAGGGAATACTTAGCAGCATACAGGCGACAAAAGACCCAGGGAAAATCCTGGGTCTTTATTGGCTGGACACAGACTTCCACAGAAAAGGCCTTTCTGTCAATCTGGATGAAGAGGGGATTGAAAAGCTGGAACATAAATGGGTTTCCCGGGATGGCTGGGAATCTTATGTCTCTGCATGCAGGGGAATATGGAATGATGTCCGGTATTTTCCTGTACCCCAGTCATCAGGCCGTGAGGAAAAAGGCGTGTCCTTTGTGGACTCCTGGATGTATGAGCGGAATTATGGCGGAAAAAGAGGACATGAGGGGACAGACATCATGGCGGACAAAAATGAGAGGGGCCTGTACCCTGTTGTCAGTATGACAGACGGTGTTGTACGGCATAAAGGCTGGCTGGAGCAGGGTGGCTGGAGACTGGGCATTGTGGCGCCGGGAGGGGCGTATTTTTACTATGCCCACATGGATTCCTACGCCGATATTCAGGAAGGAGATACAGTCAGTGCAGGGGACATCCTTGGATATATGGGGGATACCGGCTATAGTAAGACCGAAGGGACCACAGGCAATTTCCCAGTGCATCTCCATGTAGGTATATATATTTTTCACAATGACCAAGAGGTCAGTGTGAATCCCTACTGGGTTCTAAAATACCTGGAAAGCAGAAAATTAAAATGTGCTTACTGA
- a CDS encoding aminoacyl-histidine dipeptidase has protein sequence MPILEELEPKEVFHYFEELTRIPRGTFNTKAVSDYCVKFAEERGLEAIQDTLNNVIIKKPGTEGYEESEPIIIQGHLDMVCEKTPESVHDFTKDPLKLYIEDGFVKARDTTLGADDGIAVAMAMALLDSQDIPHPPLEAIFTVDEEVGMGGAEGIDLSPLNGRMLLNLDSDCEDTIIAGCAGGLSFRMNLPVGRKTVAGSCLDVRIHGLKGGHSGIEIDQQRGNANKLAGRLLNRLNQNMDIFLADIKGGAKDNVIPSSCSFTIIVHDSIKAEMIIENMLNTWKMEFGADEPELDITVEKTENVEKSVLSDADMRKVVFFIANCPDGVNGFSRSLKGLVESSDNLGVITSEENMVSFVLLIRSSVSSKLEEIKEALNSWTEFLGGTCELSGAYPAWMYKENSKIRPIVAEVFEKVYGKEPKISTVHAGLECGLLSGKKPELDCVSFGPNMYDIHSVNERLDIASTWRTWNMLKEILKECK, from the coding sequence ATGCCGATTTTAGAAGAGCTGGAACCAAAGGAAGTGTTTCACTATTTTGAGGAACTGACCCGGATTCCAAGGGGGACATTCAACACAAAGGCAGTCAGCGATTACTGTGTTAAATTTGCTGAGGAGAGGGGCCTAGAGGCCATCCAGGATACCCTGAATAATGTAATCATTAAAAAGCCGGGGACAGAAGGGTACGAAGAGAGTGAGCCGATTATCATTCAGGGGCATTTAGATATGGTATGCGAGAAAACCCCGGAGTCTGTACATGATTTTACAAAAGACCCTCTAAAGCTGTATATTGAAGATGGGTTTGTGAAGGCCAGGGATACCACTCTGGGGGCAGATGACGGCATCGCCGTGGCCATGGCCATGGCACTTTTGGACAGCCAGGATATCCCCCACCCCCCATTGGAAGCTATATTTACGGTGGATGAAGAAGTTGGCATGGGAGGGGCCGAGGGGATCGATTTGTCACCTCTAAACGGCAGGATGCTTTTAAACCTGGATTCAGATTGTGAGGACACAATTATTGCAGGATGCGCAGGCGGCCTGAGTTTTCGTATGAATCTGCCCGTGGGCAGAAAGACCGTGGCGGGAAGCTGCCTGGACGTAAGGATCCATGGCCTCAAGGGCGGCCACTCCGGCATTGAGATTGACCAGCAGAGAGGGAATGCCAATAAGCTGGCAGGACGGCTTTTGAACCGCCTGAACCAGAATATGGATATATTCCTCGCTGACATCAAGGGCGGGGCTAAGGACAATGTTATCCCTTCATCCTGCAGCTTTACGATTATTGTACATGACAGCATAAAAGCAGAGATGATCATCGAGAACATGCTGAATACGTGGAAAATGGAATTTGGTGCAGATGAACCCGAGTTGGATATTACAGTGGAGAAAACGGAGAATGTTGAAAAGAGTGTCCTGTCTGATGCAGATATGAGAAAGGTTGTCTTTTTTATTGCAAATTGCCCTGACGGAGTCAATGGCTTCAGCCGTTCCCTGAAGGGACTGGTGGAATCCTCAGATAATCTTGGGGTTATTACATCTGAGGAGAATATGGTTTCCTTTGTATTGCTGATCCGTAGTTCTGTGTCATCTAAGCTGGAAGAGATTAAGGAGGCTCTGAACAGCTGGACAGAATTCCTTGGGGGGACTTGTGAGCTTTCCGGAGCTTATCCGGCGTGGATGTATAAAGAAAATTCTAAAATCCGCCCTATTGTGGCAGAAGTTTTTGAAAAAGTATATGGCAAAGAGCCAAAAATCTCCACTGTACATGCAGGGTTGGAATGTGGGCTGCTTTCGGGCAAGAAGCCGGAGCTGGACTGTGTTTCCTTTGGCCCCAATATGTACGATATCCATTCAGTGAATGAGCGGCTGGATATTGCGTCTACATGGAGAACCTGGAATATGCTCAAGGAAATTCTGAAGGAATGCAAATAG